The Lactiplantibacillus paraplantarum genome has a window encoding:
- a CDS encoding transposase, whose protein sequence is MTTRNYYSPEQKAAIAALHWDEKQTLSQISRENKISISAVRRWVREYSPAVNDNGEKITKKTVSELEARIAELEQDNQILREAVTLMDKYSREQIKKSNRR, encoded by the coding sequence ATGACTACACGAAATTATTATTCCCCTGAACAGAAGGCAGCTATCGCTGCCCTACATTGGGATGAAAAACAAACATTAAGCCAAATTTCACGTGAAAATAAAATCTCAATAAGCGCCGTTCGGCGCTGGGTCCGTGAGTATTCACCTGCGGTGAATGACAATGGCGAAAAAATTACCAAGAAAACAGTCTCTGAACTTGAAGCGAGAATTGCCGAACTCGAACAAGATAACCAAATTTTGCGTGAAGCAGTCACTTTAATGGACAAATACTCACGTGAACAGATAAAAAAATCCAACCGACGATGA